A region of Ornithodoros turicata isolate Travis chromosome 5, ASM3712646v1, whole genome shotgun sequence DNA encodes the following proteins:
- the LOC135394307 gene encoding uncharacterized protein LOC135394307 isoform X2 has product MPTNVELKARIADADCLLAKAKALAESHVVFRQTDSYFRVPFGRLKLRESTADHSGTPCLSGELIFYDRADVDGPKLCKYEKQTFQDHSEAVGIKKVLATSLGIKAVVTKTRHLLIVGQTRVHVDTVQNLGNFMELEGFQDFRLR; this is encoded by the exons ATGCCCACCAACGTTGAACTAAAGGCTAGGATCGCGGACGCGGACTGCCTTCTTGCGAAGGCCAAAGCTTTGGCAGAATCTCACGTGGTATTCCGTCAGACTGATAGCTACTTTCGTGTCCCATTCGGACGTCTTAAGCTGAGAGAATCCACAGCAGATCATAGC GGAACACCGTGTCTAAGTGGGGAACTCATCTTCTACGACCGAGCAGATGTTGATGGTCCCAAGCTGTGCAAGTATGAAAAGCAGACATTTCAGGACCACAGTGAAGCTGTGGGGATCAAA AAAGTATTGGCAACATCCTTGGGAATCAAGGCTGTGGTGACAAAGACACGACATCTGCTCATAGTGGGACAAACCAGGGTTCATGTAGACACAGTGCAGAACTTGGGAAACTTCATGGAGCTTGAG gGTTTTCAGGATTTCAG GTTACGTTGA
- the LOC135394307 gene encoding uncharacterized protein LOC135394307 isoform X1, with amino-acid sequence MPTNVELKARIADADCLLAKAKALAESHVVFRQTDSYFRVPFGRLKLRESTADHSGTPCLSGELIFYDRADVDGPKLCKYEKQTFQDHSEAVGIKKVLATSLGIKAVVTKTRHLLIVGQTRVHVDTVQNLGNFMELEVTLKENQTTEEGQQIANDLRSKLGVDTKDFIECSYVDLLLQHMSNEMPSATK; translated from the exons ATGCCCACCAACGTTGAACTAAAGGCTAGGATCGCGGACGCGGACTGCCTTCTTGCGAAGGCCAAAGCTTTGGCAGAATCTCACGTGGTATTCCGTCAGACTGATAGCTACTTTCGTGTCCCATTCGGACGTCTTAAGCTGAGAGAATCCACAGCAGATCATAGC GGAACACCGTGTCTAAGTGGGGAACTCATCTTCTACGACCGAGCAGATGTTGATGGTCCCAAGCTGTGCAAGTATGAAAAGCAGACATTTCAGGACCACAGTGAAGCTGTGGGGATCAAA AAAGTATTGGCAACATCCTTGGGAATCAAGGCTGTGGTGACAAAGACACGACATCTGCTCATAGTGGGACAAACCAGGGTTCATGTAGACACAGTGCAGAACTTGGGAAACTTCATGGAGCTTGAG GTTACGTTGAAGGAAAACCAGACAACAGAAGAAGGGCAGCAGATTGCCAATGACCTACGTTCGAAGCTGGGGGTTGACACAAAAGACTTCATAGAGTGCTCCTATGTAGACCTCCTTTTACAACACATGTCAAATGAGATGCCGAGTGCAACAAAATAA